In Methanomicrobiales archaeon, the DNA window CGGATCGTTCACAGAGAGGGCAGGCTCGTCGTATCCGAGAGCGGGTTCCGCACCCCCGGCGATCTCCGGCGGATGAAGGAGTACTGCGACGCATTTCTCATCGGATCGAGTATCATGGCGTCCCATAAGCCGGGAGAGACCCTTCGGGAGTTCGTATGCGCGTGAAGATATGCGGCATCACCACGGCGGAGGACGCCCGGTATGCGGAGGAGGCGGGTGCGGATGCCATCGGGGTTGTCTTGTTCAGCGACTCCCCCCGCTCCGTGCCCCCGGAGCGGGCCCGGACGATCTTCGCATCGCTCGGCCCCTTCATCGCCAGGGTCGCCGTGACCCATACGAAGAGCCGGCGGGACCTGGAGGAGATACTGGCGCTGGGCCCCGATGCGATCCAGATCACCCACCCGTTCGAGTTTCCGGAAGGGCGGCCGGTGAAGGTGCTCCGGGTGGTGAAGCGGGGCGATGCTATCCCCGCAGACTGCGACGCCCTCGTCGTCGACGAGAGCTGCGGGAGCGGGACCGGGTTCGATCCTTCGTTCGCCCGCGACATGGTCCTGCGCTCGGCCCGCCCGGTCGTCCTCGCCGGCGGCCTCACACCCGAGAACGTCCGTGCGGCGATCGGGCGGGTGCGCCCCTACGCCGTCGACGTCGCCTCCGGCGTGGAGGATCGGCCTGGGGTCAAGAACCGGAGCAAGGTGCGGGCATTCGTCCGTGCAGCCCGGGAGGGATAGATGGCGGAGAAGGGACGGTTCGGCAAATACGGCGGGCAGTACGTGCCGGAGACGCTGATGGAACCGCTCCTCGCGCTCGAGGACGCCTACGCTCGGGCGTGTGGCGATGCCGCGTTCCGGGACGAGCTCCGCCGCTACCTGACGGAGTACGCGGGCAGGCCCACCCCCCTGACCTACTGCGCGAACGTCTCGCGCATCCTCGGGTGCAGGGTGTACCTGAAGCGCGAGGACCTTCTCCACGGAGGAGCCCACAAGCTGAACAACACGCTCGGGCAGGCACTGCTGGCGCGTTACATGGGAAAACGCCGGGTGATCGCGGAGACCGGCGCCGGCCAGCACGGTGTCGCGACGGCGATCGCCTGTGCCGCCCTGGGGCTCGACTCGGTCGTCTACATGGGGGAGACGGACGTGCAGAGGCAGGCGCTGAACGTCTACCGCATGCGGATCCTGGGGGCGGAGGTGATCCCCGTCGCATCCGGCACGAGGACGCTGAAGGACGCGGTCAACGAAGCGCTGCGGGACTGGGTGACGAACGCCCGGGACACGTACTACCTCCTGGGCTCCGTGGTCGGCCCCCACCCTTACCCGACCATGATCCGCGACTTCCAGAAGGTCATCGGCGAGGAGACGAAGCAGCAGGTGCTCCAGCGGGAGGGGAGGCTGCCGGACGCGATCCTGGCCTGCGTGGGAGGCGGGTCCAACGCCATCGGCATGTTCCACCCCTTCGTCGGCGAAGGCGTGCGGCTCGTCGGGGTCGAGGCGGGAGGCAGAGGCGTGGATACCGGCGAGCACGGCGCAACCCTCTGCGCGGGCACGGAAGGGATCCTCCACGGCGCACTCTCCTACCTCCTGCAGGATGCGGACGGGCAGGTCCGCGCGACCCACAGCGTCGCCGCCGGGCTGGACTATCCGGGGGTCGGTCCGGAGCTGAGCTGCCTGAAGGACGAGAAGAAAGTCGAGTTCGTCTCCGTAACGGACCGGGAAGCCCTGGATGCGTTCCACTTCCTGGCGAGAACGGAAGGGATCCTGCCAGCCCTGGAATCCGCGCATGCTGTGGCCCAGGTGCGCAGGATGGCGGGCGAATTCGACCGCGATGCCGTCGTGATCGTCAACCTGTCCGGCCGCGGGGACAAGGACGTGACCGAGGTGGTCCGCATGGGAGGGTTGCAGGCGTGAACCGCATCGACCGGGTCTTCGAAAGCCTGAACCGCCCTGCATTCATCGCCTTCCTCGTCGGCGGCGATCCGGATCGGGAGGGGTGCGTCCAGGCGGCGAAGAGCCTCATCGACGGCGGTGCCGATATCCTGGAGCTGGGGATCCCCTTCTCCGATCCGGTCGCGGACGGGCCGACCATCCAGAGGGCGGACCTCCGGGCGCTCCAGGGGGGCGCGAATCCTGCCATGGTGCTGGACATCGTGCGGGAGATCCGCGATTGCTCGGACCTCCCCGTCGTCCTTCTGACCTACGGAAACATCGTCCACCGCAGGGGCGTGGAGAGGTTCTACCGCGAAGCAGCCGCCAGCGGCGCCGACGGCGTCCTGATCGTCGACATGCCGCACGAGGAGTGCCGGGATGTGCTCGAGACGGCAGAACGCTACGGGATGCGCCAGATCTTTCTCGTTGCCCCCACGACGAGCGAGGAGCGCATGGGGCGGATTCTGGCGTCCGCGGGCGGGTTCGTGTACCTGGTGTCCCGCCTCGGGACGACGGGCGGACGGGAGCAGCTGTCCGACGATACGCTGGAGATGATCGGGCGGATCCGCCCCCGGACCGCACTGCCCCTGGCGGTGGGGTTCGGCATCTCGCGGGCGGAGCATATCCGTGCCTGCGCCGCCGCGGGCGTCGACGCGGTCATCGTGGGCAGCGCCATCGTGGATATCGTCGAGGCCACCCTCCACGACCGGACCGCGATGCAGAAAGAGCTGCGGGATTACGTGCGGGAAATGACCGAAACGGCGAAGGCGTGCGCGGGGACCCGTCGTCCGGAACGCTGAAACCGCACCCCTGCAGACTCCCTAGCCCCTCACCCGCACGTCGGTGCGGATGGAGAGCTTGCAGACGCCGTCGCGGAACACCCGCACCACGCCCCCGCTCTCCGATACCGTCACCCCCACGACGGGGATGTCGGCGGTGATGGCGGCCGTGGCGCGGTGCCGTCCGCCGAGTCCGCCCGGCAGGCTGACCTTCTTCTGGACGATGTCGAGGTACCGCCCGGCGGAGAGGATGTAGCCCTCGCGGTTCACCACGAACATGCCGTCGAGCTGGGCGAACTCCTTGATGCTCTCCCAGTTCTCGCGGTTCTTGATGTCCGTCACGGCTGCCGGCTGCCCCTCGTAGGGGTTGAGGATCGCCTGGTGCGACCGCCGGAAGATCGCATCCCCGTCGCCGATGATGAACGCCGTCCCGATCGGTCTCCCCTCCCGCCCCTCGAGCGCGATCTCCATCGCGAGGGAGAGCACCGCGTACATCACCTCCCGCGGTACAATGTCCTCGAACTCCTTGACGTTGATGAAGTTCTTGCCCTCGCCGATGTCGTAGAGCAGGATGGCGTAGGGGAAGACGCCCACGACCATCCCGTGCTCCAGGCGGCGGGTGAGGTAGAGCTGGATGGCCGCGTCCAGCATGTGGTGCTCGCAGACCTCCAGGATATCCTGCATGGTGAGGTCTTTCAAGACATCGAGCTGGAGCTCCTGGACCCAGACGATGGGGACGTCGGAGGCGCAGGGGCAGGGTTTGGTGAACGAGACGATCGCCCGCGCGCCGATCTCCGCGGCGATCCGCGCCGCGGTGTTCATCATCAGCTCCGCAGTCATAGAAGCTCCCGGACGAGGGAGGGTATCTCCGAGGGGCGGGACGCGACGCTCACCCCCATCCTCTCCAGACGGCGGATCTTGGAGCGGGCGTCGCCCTCGCCGCCCTCCACGATCGCCCCCGCATGCCCCATGCGCTTCTCGGGGGGCGCGGAGACTCCGGCGATATAGGCCGCGAGCGGCAGACGGGTGGACGCGACCCCCTCCTCCTCCAGGGCGCCCCCGACCTCGCCGATGAGGACGACGGCCCGCGTCTCCCGGTCCTCCTCGAAGCGGTGGAGCACGTCGGCGAATGTCTGGCCGATGATCGGATCGCCGCCGATCCCCACCACCGTGCTCTGCCCGATACCGGCGCGGGTCAGCTCGTGGACGATCTCGTACGTCAGGGTGCCGCTCCGCGAGATGACGCCCACGTTCCCCCGCGAGGCGAGGTGCACCGGCATGATCCCGAGCTTGCACTCGCCCGGCGAGAGGAGACCGGGGCAGTTCGGCCCGATCACGGTGCAGCCCTTCAGGCGGGCGTAGGCGATCGC includes these proteins:
- a CDS encoding phosphoribosylanthranilate isomerase, yielding MRVKICGITTAEDARYAEEAGADAIGVVLFSDSPRSVPPERARTIFASLGPFIARVAVTHTKSRRDLEEILALGPDAIQITHPFEFPEGRPVKVLRVVKRGDAIPADCDALVVDESCGSGTGFDPSFARDMVLRSARPVVLAGGLTPENVRAAIGRVRPYAVDVASGVEDRPGVKNRSKVRAFVRAAREG
- the trpB gene encoding tryptophan synthase subunit beta; its protein translation is MAEKGRFGKYGGQYVPETLMEPLLALEDAYARACGDAAFRDELRRYLTEYAGRPTPLTYCANVSRILGCRVYLKREDLLHGGAHKLNNTLGQALLARYMGKRRVIAETGAGQHGVATAIACAALGLDSVVYMGETDVQRQALNVYRMRILGAEVIPVASGTRTLKDAVNEALRDWVTNARDTYYLLGSVVGPHPYPTMIRDFQKVIGEETKQQVLQREGRLPDAILACVGGGSNAIGMFHPFVGEGVRLVGVEAGGRGVDTGEHGATLCAGTEGILHGALSYLLQDADGQVRATHSVAAGLDYPGVGPELSCLKDEKKVEFVSVTDREALDAFHFLARTEGILPALESAHAVAQVRRMAGEFDRDAVVIVNLSGRGDKDVTEVVRMGGLQA
- the trpA gene encoding tryptophan synthase subunit alpha, with protein sequence MNRIDRVFESLNRPAFIAFLVGGDPDREGCVQAAKSLIDGGADILELGIPFSDPVADGPTIQRADLRALQGGANPAMVLDIVREIRDCSDLPVVLLTYGNIVHRRGVERFYREAAASGADGVLIVDMPHEECRDVLETAERYGMRQIFLVAPTTSEERMGRILASAGGFVYLVSRLGTTGGREQLSDDTLEMIGRIRPRTALPLAVGFGISRAEHIRACAAAGVDAVIVGSAIVDIVEATLHDRTAMQKELRDYVREMTETAKACAGTRRPER
- a CDS encoding diadenylate cyclase translates to MTAELMMNTAARIAAEIGARAIVSFTKPCPCASDVPIVWVQELQLDVLKDLTMQDILEVCEHHMLDAAIQLYLTRRLEHGMVVGVFPYAILLYDIGEGKNFINVKEFEDIVPREVMYAVLSLAMEIALEGREGRPIGTAFIIGDGDAIFRRSHQAILNPYEGQPAAVTDIKNRENWESIKEFAQLDGMFVVNREGYILSAGRYLDIVQKKVSLPGGLGGRHRATAAITADIPVVGVTVSESGGVVRVFRDGVCKLSIRTDVRVRG
- the sucD gene encoding succinate--CoA ligase subunit alpha; protein product: MIYGDRNLGVIVQGATGKQGAFHIQLMNAYARSVGGRGVVAGISPGKGGQTVHGVPVYDSVRAALREHDAQANVIFVPAAAAADSIMESASGGLELAVVITEHVPVHDTMKAIAYARLKGCTVIGPNCPGLLSPGECKLGIMPVHLASRGNVGVISRSGTLTYEIVHELTRAGIGQSTVVGIGGDPIIGQTFADVLHRFEEDRETRAVVLIGEVGGALEEEGVASTRLPLAAYIAGVSAPPEKRMGHAGAIVEGGEGDARSKIRRLERMGVSVASRPSEIPSLVRELL